In one window of Falco cherrug isolate bFalChe1 chromosome 10, bFalChe1.pri, whole genome shotgun sequence DNA:
- the AAR2 gene encoding protein AAR2 homolog isoform X2: MAGPRLEPELARQLFFEGAAVVVLGLPEGAEFGIDYSAWTVGPRFRGVKMIPPGIHFLHCSAGRAGGSRETGPRTGCFLSLQRRERRVLRWDTCSEAVGLAAPAAGEAEALAENLQEMDRFLGPYPYETLRKWVSLTSYISEAAVERLQPESGRICAFSEVLPVAAGRHASERAEQRRPRFDAECRSYAEGLARLPRMEPRAGTEIRFTELPKQTYPDGATPEEITRHSMDLSYALERVIRQRYAGQALELLAELQFAFICFLIGNVYDAFEHWKRLLNILCRSEDAIGKYQDLYINLISVLYHQLNEIPADFFVDIVSQDNFLTSTLQDWRAYLYLQHACRATLCKCQFTAVQ, encoded by the exons ATGGCGGGCCCGCGGCTGGAGCCCGAGCTGGCCCGGCAGCTCTTCTTCGAGGGCGCCGCGGTCGTGGTGTTGGGCTTGCCCGAGGGAGCCGAGTTCGGCATCGACTACAGCGCCTGGACCGTGGGGCCCCGGTTCCGCGGCGTCAAGATGATCCCGCCGGGCATCCACTTCCTGCACTgcagcgcggggcgggcgggcggcagccGGGAGACGGGCCCGCGTACCGGCTGCTTCCTCAGCCTgcagcggcgggagcggcgggtGCTGCGCTGGGACACCTGCAGCGAGGCAGTGGGGCTGGCGGCGCCGGCCGCGGGCGAGGCCGAGGCCTTGGCGGAGAACCTGCAGGAGATGGACCGGTTCCTCGGGCCCTACCCGTACGAGACCCTGAGGAAGTGGGTCTCCCTCACCAGCTACATCAGCGAGGCGGCGGTGGAGCGGCTGCAACCGGAGAGCGGGCGGATCTGCGCCTTCTCGGAGGTGCTGccggtggcggcggggcggcaCGCCAGCGAGCGGGCGGAGCAGCGCCGGCCCCGCTTTGACGCCGAGTGCCGCAGCTACGCCGAGGGGCTGGCGCGGCTGCCCCGCATGGAGCCCAGGGCCGGCACCGAGATCAGGTTCACGGAGCTGCCGAAGCAGACGTACCCCGACGGAGCTACTCCGGAGGAGATAACCAGGCACAGCATGGACCTCAGCTACGCCCTAGAGAGGGTGATCCGCCAGCGGTACGCCGGCCAGGCTCTGGAGCTGCTCG CTGAGTTGCAGTTTGCTTTCATCTGTTTCCTGATTGGGAATGTATATGATGCATTTGAGCACTGGAAAAGGCTGTTAAACATCCTGTGCCGATCTGAAGATGCCATAGGGAAGTATCAAGACCTTTACATCAACCTAATTTCTGTGCTGTATCACCAGCTCAATGAAATCCCAGCTGACTTTTTTGTGGATATTGTCTCCCAGGACAACTTTTTAACCAGCACCTTACAG GACTGGAGAGCCTACCTCTATTTGCAGCACGCTTGCAGAGCAACACTTTGCAAGTGCCAATTTACAGCAGTACAATGA